A genome region from Ctenopharyngodon idella isolate HZGC_01 chromosome 5, HZGC01, whole genome shotgun sequence includes the following:
- the arap1a gene encoding arf-GAP with Rho-GAP domain, ANK repeat and PH domain-containing protein 1 isoform X3, whose product MALKQEDLLRDMQKCFNNLKVEEDKKETVIQREREDSIDIRCTEFPDFSEEFHQIIKAGWLEKTPPKGGKIYQRRWVQLDSEYMRYFQSVKEVYSKRMVSLGSVDKVVSVGDLRFELHSQSRTFLFRAESTQERNDWVCCLEKILSDRKNSLEPRNLFFKNGSVNIHFEGYLEMLSPRTKIYTLISRDKLFLFKSHEEYFQGVGITDIDMRMANVRDGENKRSFTLTTPYRTFSFVVNSESEKVKWCELLNECVSRSLSCDGVCESIWRVPTNRLCADCSSAMPEWASINLCVLLCEKCAGVHRSLGQNVSKVRSLKLDERVWTDDLIRVFLLLGNGKANQFWGANIPPSESLCVNANSEQRLQHITAKYKDGKYRKYHILFGQQEALNKALCSAVQFADLLETLSLLNCGADINCHTGIPQFPSPLSLAKHSGQTVQAELLMQNLNSETFTPVVKDVSIRSHSGYLFKTASSARPITDNKTKADFSQRWCCLGDGMFSYFKNEQSHNKCGGMKISEIICLSVNSPGKHGYEHTFELYSEEGRVYLFGTDDGSTAKNWIRAIAMAVLPPALFDVCGNCDRLGRLRCTEGSNGIGWFCLSGFKLQVLLKDNIQTIDLRKLLTLTLCDSSGSMVLVWRGGPLHLLADRRPHFVGWQTYIQQKSGAGDQPLSQQQLTDLGVPVTIDRCLDHVTRHGLLSLGIYRKSGINSHVTKLQERFQNDARSVTWCESEYSVDDVANTLKRFLREVKDGLFNGQENSDSWLRAAGLEDRSEKIHRYQILLSNLPDVNRETLRVLIHHLVCVQYLSDENQMTIRNLGIVFGPTLFQTDGTDVTASQVVEELIQNYCSIFNVSESDLQRQLNMTSDVLNKHKSQRTLSRTPSSTICAVYLEKKEESAGVLVQVPADMTAFKMVSVVLEQKGIQQANEEFWSCYEILEKEEMERTLHYQERVLPLYFSLSCDCHLLIKRNHYIIGIMRE is encoded by the exons ATGGCATTAAAG CAGGAGGATCTATTGCGAGACATGCAGAAGTGTTTCAACAACCTGAAAGTCGAAGAAGATAAAAAAGAGACAGTCATTCAGAGAGAACG TGAGGACAGTATTGATATCCGATGTACAGAGTTTCCTGATTTCTCAGAGGAGTTCCATCAGATTATTAAAGCTGGCTGGTTGGAGAAAACTCCTCCGAAAGG TGGCAAGATTTACCAGCGTCGATGGGTGCAGCTGGATTCAGAATATATGAGATATTTTCAATCCGTCaag gagGTGTACTCTAAAAGGATGGTGTCTCTGGGATCTGTCGATAAGGTGGTCAGTGTCGGAGATTTGCGATTTGAGCTCCACAGTCAGAGCCGAACTTTCCTGTTTCGAGCAGAAAGCACTC AGGAAAGAAATGACTGGGTGTGTTGCCTTGAAAAGATTCTGAGTGATCGCAAAAATAGTCTGGAGCCCCGGAATCTGTTCTTTAAGAACGGAAGTGTGAATATTCATTTCGAGGGCTACCTGGAGATGTTGTCACCACGCACCAAAATCTACACACTTATCAGCAGGGACAAACTGTTCCTCTTCAAGAGCCACGAG GAATATTTTCAGGGTGTAGGAATCACTGACATAGACATGCGAATGGCCAATGTGAGAGATGGAGAAAACAAGCGCTCTTTCACGCTCACCACTCCATACAGAACGTTCAG TTTTGTGGTGAATTCAGAGAGTGAGAAGGTGAAATGGTGTGAGTTACTTAATGAGTGTGTGAGTCGCTCTCTGTCATGTGATGGAGTGTGTGAGAGCATTTGGCGTGTGCCAACAAACCGTTTGTGTGCGGACTGCAGCTCTGCGATGCCGGAGTGGGCGTCAATCAACCTGTGTGTTCTGCTGTGTGAAAAATGTGCAg GTGTGCACAGAAGCCTGGGCCAGAACGTGTCAAAGGTTCGCAGTCTGAAGCTGGATGAACGAGTGTGGACTGATGACCTCATCAGG GTTTTTCTGCTGCTGGGTAACGGCAAAGCGAATCAGTTCTGGGGAGCGAATATTCCCCCGAGTGAAAGTCTCTGTGTGAACGCTAACAGCGAGCAACGTCTTCAACACATCACAGCAAAATACAAGGATGGAAAATATCGCAAATACCACATACTCTTTGGCCAACAGGAGGCGCTCAACAAA GCTCTGTGTTCAGCCGTGCAATTTGCTGATTTGTTGGAGACTCTCTCGCTGTTGAATTGTGGGGCGGATATCAACTGCCACACTGGTATCCCACAGTTCCCTTCTCCACTGTCTCTGGCCAAACACAGTGGTCAAACAGTACAAGCGGAGCTACTTATGCAGAACTTGAACTCAG AGACTTTTACGCCAGTGGTTAAAGATGTGTCCATTCGATCCCATTCTGGCTACCTTTTTAAGACCGCCTCATCAGCTCGGCCAATCACAGACAACAAAACCAAAGCAG aTTTCTCTCAGCGTTGGTGTTGTCTTGGTGATGGAATGTTTAGCTACTTTAAGAATGAACAGAGCCACAACAAGTGTGGTGGCATGAAGATCAGTGAAATCATCTGCCTCTCTGTCAACAGCCCAGGGAAACATGG CTATGAGCACACCTTTGAGCTGTACTCTGAGGAGGGGAGAGTCTACCTGTTTGGAACCGATGATGGCAGCACTGCCAAGAACTGGATTCGGGCTATTGCCATG GCTGTGCTGCCTCCTGCACTGTTTGATgtgtgtggaaactgtgatcgTCTGGGTCGTCTGCGCTGCACTGAGGGCAGCAATGGCATTGGTTGGTTTTGCCTCAGCGGTTTCAAACTGCAGGTTTTACTGAAAGACAACATACAAACAATCGACCTGCGCAAGCTGCTCACACTCA CTCTCTGTGACAGTTCTGGCTCTATGGTGCTGGTGTGGCGGGGTGGACCCCTACATCTGCTGGCTGACCGCAGGCCTCATTTTGTGGGCTGGCAGACCTACATTCAGCAAAAATCTGGTGCTGGAGATCAGCCACTATCCCAGCAGCAGCTCACTGACCTGGGTGTCCCCGTGACTATTGACCGCTGCCTGGACCATGTAACACGTCATG gactgTTGTCATTAGGAATCTACCGAAAGAGCGGCATTAATTCTCATGTGACCAAACTGCAAGAGAGGTTTCAGAACGATGCACGAAGTGTAACGTGGTGTGAGTCTGAGTATTCTGTGGATGATGTGGCTAACACGCTAAAACGATTTCTCAGGGAGGTCAAAGACGGACTGTTTAATGGACAAGAGAACAGCGACAGCTGGCTTAGAGCTGCAG GTCTGGAGGACAGAAGTGAGAAGATTCATAGATACCAGATTCTCCTCTCAAACCTCCCAGATGTTAACAGAGAAACACTCAGAGTCCTCATACACCATCTGGTTTG CGTTCAGTACCTGTCTGATGAGAATCAGATGACTATACGAAACCTTGGTATCGTATTCGGTCCAACACTTTTTCAGACAGATGGAACAGATGTCACAGCATCTCAGGTGGTGGAGGAATTGATCCAAAACTACTGCAGCATTTTTAAT GTCTCAGAGTCTGACCTTCAGAGGCAGCTTAACATGACGTCTGACGTCCTGAATAAACACAAGTCCCAG AGGACCTTGAGTCGAACTCCATCCAGCACCATTTGTGCTGTCTACTTGGAGAAGAAGGAGGAGAGTGCAGGGGTGCTCGTTCAG GTTCCAGCGGATATGACGGCATTCAAGATGGTTTCTGTTGTTCTGGAGCAAAAAGGAATTCAGCAAGCCAATGAAGAGTTCTGGAGCTGCTATGAGATTCTAGAGAAAGAGGAAATGG AGAGAACACTGCATTACCAGGAAAGAGTGCTGCCACTCTATTTCTCTCTTAGTTGTGACTGCCACCTGCTGATTAAGAGGAATCACTACATCATCGGCATCATGAG agAATAA
- the arap1a gene encoding arf-GAP with Rho-GAP domain, ANK repeat and PH domain-containing protein 1 isoform X1 — protein MALKQEDLLRDMQKCFNNLKVEEDKKETVIQREREDSIDIRCTEFPDFSEEFHQIIKAGWLEKTPPKGGKIYQRRWVQLDSEYMRYFQSVKEVYSKRMVSLGSVDKVVSVGDLRFELHSQSRTFLFRAESTQERNDWVCCLEKILSDRKNSLEPRNLFFKNGSVNIHFEGYLEMLSPRTKIYTLISRDKLFLFKSHEEYFQGVGITDIDMRMANVRDGENKRSFTLTTPYRTFSFVVNSESEKVKWCELLNECVSRSLSCDGVCESIWRVPTNRLCADCSSAMPEWASINLCVLLCEKCAGVHRSLGQNVSKVRSLKLDERVWTDDLIRVFLLLGNGKANQFWGANIPPSESLCVNANSEQRLQHITAKYKDGKYRKYHILFGQQEALNKALCSAVQFADLLETLSLLNCGADINCHTGIPQFPSPLSLAKHSGQTVQAELLMQNLNSETFTPVVKDVSIRSHSGYLFKTASSARPITDNKTKADFSQRWCCLGDGMFSYFKNEQSHNKCGGMKISEIICLSVNSPGKHGYEHTFELYSEEGRVYLFGTDDGSTAKNWIRAIAMAVLPPALFDVCGNCDRLGRLRCTEGSNGIGWFCLSGFKLQVLLKDNIQTIDLRKLLTLTLCDSSGSMVLVWRGGPLHLLADRRPHFVGWQTYIQQKSGAGDQPLSQQQLTDLGVPVTIDRCLDHVTRHGLLSLGIYRKSGINSHVTKLQERFQNDARSVTWCESEYSVDDVANTLKRFLREVKDGLFNGQENSDSWLRAAGLEDRSEKIHRYQILLSNLPDVNRETLRVLIHHLVCVQYLSDENQMTIRNLGIVFGPTLFQTDGTDVTASQVVEELIQNYCSIFNVSESDLQRQLNMTSDVLNKHKSQRTLSRTPSSTICAVYLEKKEESAGVLVQVPADMTAFKMVSVVLEQKGIQQANEEFWSCYEILEKEEMERTLHYQERVLPLYFSLSCDCHLLIKRNHYIIGIMRYLENKVNLCKNGPLRVCELKSQSSRNFHLRHCELSGNTFRLYKELQGSQCEREYPAKELKIYHGCRSKLHPPTPWGLMLIHDKQQWYLCCENEDELTEWTATFYSIQYNGDIWPSS, from the exons ATGGCATTAAAG CAGGAGGATCTATTGCGAGACATGCAGAAGTGTTTCAACAACCTGAAAGTCGAAGAAGATAAAAAAGAGACAGTCATTCAGAGAGAACG TGAGGACAGTATTGATATCCGATGTACAGAGTTTCCTGATTTCTCAGAGGAGTTCCATCAGATTATTAAAGCTGGCTGGTTGGAGAAAACTCCTCCGAAAGG TGGCAAGATTTACCAGCGTCGATGGGTGCAGCTGGATTCAGAATATATGAGATATTTTCAATCCGTCaag gagGTGTACTCTAAAAGGATGGTGTCTCTGGGATCTGTCGATAAGGTGGTCAGTGTCGGAGATTTGCGATTTGAGCTCCACAGTCAGAGCCGAACTTTCCTGTTTCGAGCAGAAAGCACTC AGGAAAGAAATGACTGGGTGTGTTGCCTTGAAAAGATTCTGAGTGATCGCAAAAATAGTCTGGAGCCCCGGAATCTGTTCTTTAAGAACGGAAGTGTGAATATTCATTTCGAGGGCTACCTGGAGATGTTGTCACCACGCACCAAAATCTACACACTTATCAGCAGGGACAAACTGTTCCTCTTCAAGAGCCACGAG GAATATTTTCAGGGTGTAGGAATCACTGACATAGACATGCGAATGGCCAATGTGAGAGATGGAGAAAACAAGCGCTCTTTCACGCTCACCACTCCATACAGAACGTTCAG TTTTGTGGTGAATTCAGAGAGTGAGAAGGTGAAATGGTGTGAGTTACTTAATGAGTGTGTGAGTCGCTCTCTGTCATGTGATGGAGTGTGTGAGAGCATTTGGCGTGTGCCAACAAACCGTTTGTGTGCGGACTGCAGCTCTGCGATGCCGGAGTGGGCGTCAATCAACCTGTGTGTTCTGCTGTGTGAAAAATGTGCAg GTGTGCACAGAAGCCTGGGCCAGAACGTGTCAAAGGTTCGCAGTCTGAAGCTGGATGAACGAGTGTGGACTGATGACCTCATCAGG GTTTTTCTGCTGCTGGGTAACGGCAAAGCGAATCAGTTCTGGGGAGCGAATATTCCCCCGAGTGAAAGTCTCTGTGTGAACGCTAACAGCGAGCAACGTCTTCAACACATCACAGCAAAATACAAGGATGGAAAATATCGCAAATACCACATACTCTTTGGCCAACAGGAGGCGCTCAACAAA GCTCTGTGTTCAGCCGTGCAATTTGCTGATTTGTTGGAGACTCTCTCGCTGTTGAATTGTGGGGCGGATATCAACTGCCACACTGGTATCCCACAGTTCCCTTCTCCACTGTCTCTGGCCAAACACAGTGGTCAAACAGTACAAGCGGAGCTACTTATGCAGAACTTGAACTCAG AGACTTTTACGCCAGTGGTTAAAGATGTGTCCATTCGATCCCATTCTGGCTACCTTTTTAAGACCGCCTCATCAGCTCGGCCAATCACAGACAACAAAACCAAAGCAG aTTTCTCTCAGCGTTGGTGTTGTCTTGGTGATGGAATGTTTAGCTACTTTAAGAATGAACAGAGCCACAACAAGTGTGGTGGCATGAAGATCAGTGAAATCATCTGCCTCTCTGTCAACAGCCCAGGGAAACATGG CTATGAGCACACCTTTGAGCTGTACTCTGAGGAGGGGAGAGTCTACCTGTTTGGAACCGATGATGGCAGCACTGCCAAGAACTGGATTCGGGCTATTGCCATG GCTGTGCTGCCTCCTGCACTGTTTGATgtgtgtggaaactgtgatcgTCTGGGTCGTCTGCGCTGCACTGAGGGCAGCAATGGCATTGGTTGGTTTTGCCTCAGCGGTTTCAAACTGCAGGTTTTACTGAAAGACAACATACAAACAATCGACCTGCGCAAGCTGCTCACACTCA CTCTCTGTGACAGTTCTGGCTCTATGGTGCTGGTGTGGCGGGGTGGACCCCTACATCTGCTGGCTGACCGCAGGCCTCATTTTGTGGGCTGGCAGACCTACATTCAGCAAAAATCTGGTGCTGGAGATCAGCCACTATCCCAGCAGCAGCTCACTGACCTGGGTGTCCCCGTGACTATTGACCGCTGCCTGGACCATGTAACACGTCATG gactgTTGTCATTAGGAATCTACCGAAAGAGCGGCATTAATTCTCATGTGACCAAACTGCAAGAGAGGTTTCAGAACGATGCACGAAGTGTAACGTGGTGTGAGTCTGAGTATTCTGTGGATGATGTGGCTAACACGCTAAAACGATTTCTCAGGGAGGTCAAAGACGGACTGTTTAATGGACAAGAGAACAGCGACAGCTGGCTTAGAGCTGCAG GTCTGGAGGACAGAAGTGAGAAGATTCATAGATACCAGATTCTCCTCTCAAACCTCCCAGATGTTAACAGAGAAACACTCAGAGTCCTCATACACCATCTGGTTTG CGTTCAGTACCTGTCTGATGAGAATCAGATGACTATACGAAACCTTGGTATCGTATTCGGTCCAACACTTTTTCAGACAGATGGAACAGATGTCACAGCATCTCAGGTGGTGGAGGAATTGATCCAAAACTACTGCAGCATTTTTAAT GTCTCAGAGTCTGACCTTCAGAGGCAGCTTAACATGACGTCTGACGTCCTGAATAAACACAAGTCCCAG AGGACCTTGAGTCGAACTCCATCCAGCACCATTTGTGCTGTCTACTTGGAGAAGAAGGAGGAGAGTGCAGGGGTGCTCGTTCAG GTTCCAGCGGATATGACGGCATTCAAGATGGTTTCTGTTGTTCTGGAGCAAAAAGGAATTCAGCAAGCCAATGAAGAGTTCTGGAGCTGCTATGAGATTCTAGAGAAAGAGGAAATGG AGAGAACACTGCATTACCAGGAAAGAGTGCTGCCACTCTATTTCTCTCTTAGTTGTGACTGCCACCTGCTGATTAAGAGGAATCACTACATCATCGGCATCATGAGGTACCTGG agAATAAGGtgaatttgtgtaaaaatgggCCATTGCGTGTTTGTGAGCTTAAAAGCCAAAGTAGCAGAAACTTCCACCTTCGTCATTGTGAGCTTTCTGGCAACACTTTCAGACTGTACAAGGAACTACAG GGTTCTCAGTGCGAGAGGGAATATCCTGCCAAAGAGCTCAAGATCTATCATGGTTGCCGGAGCAAACTGCATCCACCCACCCC ATGGGGACTAATGCTGATTCATGACAAGCAGCAGTG GTATCTGTGCTGTGAGAATGAGGATGAATTGACTGAATGGACAGCCACATTTTACAGCATCCAG TACAATGGTGACATCTGGCCCTCCTCGTGA
- the arap1a gene encoding arf-GAP with Rho-GAP domain, ANK repeat and PH domain-containing protein 1 isoform X2: protein MALKEDLLRDMQKCFNNLKVEEDKKETVIQREREDSIDIRCTEFPDFSEEFHQIIKAGWLEKTPPKGGKIYQRRWVQLDSEYMRYFQSVKEVYSKRMVSLGSVDKVVSVGDLRFELHSQSRTFLFRAESTQERNDWVCCLEKILSDRKNSLEPRNLFFKNGSVNIHFEGYLEMLSPRTKIYTLISRDKLFLFKSHEEYFQGVGITDIDMRMANVRDGENKRSFTLTTPYRTFSFVVNSESEKVKWCELLNECVSRSLSCDGVCESIWRVPTNRLCADCSSAMPEWASINLCVLLCEKCAGVHRSLGQNVSKVRSLKLDERVWTDDLIRVFLLLGNGKANQFWGANIPPSESLCVNANSEQRLQHITAKYKDGKYRKYHILFGQQEALNKALCSAVQFADLLETLSLLNCGADINCHTGIPQFPSPLSLAKHSGQTVQAELLMQNLNSETFTPVVKDVSIRSHSGYLFKTASSARPITDNKTKADFSQRWCCLGDGMFSYFKNEQSHNKCGGMKISEIICLSVNSPGKHGYEHTFELYSEEGRVYLFGTDDGSTAKNWIRAIAMAVLPPALFDVCGNCDRLGRLRCTEGSNGIGWFCLSGFKLQVLLKDNIQTIDLRKLLTLTLCDSSGSMVLVWRGGPLHLLADRRPHFVGWQTYIQQKSGAGDQPLSQQQLTDLGVPVTIDRCLDHVTRHGLLSLGIYRKSGINSHVTKLQERFQNDARSVTWCESEYSVDDVANTLKRFLREVKDGLFNGQENSDSWLRAAGLEDRSEKIHRYQILLSNLPDVNRETLRVLIHHLVCVQYLSDENQMTIRNLGIVFGPTLFQTDGTDVTASQVVEELIQNYCSIFNVSESDLQRQLNMTSDVLNKHKSQRTLSRTPSSTICAVYLEKKEESAGVLVQVPADMTAFKMVSVVLEQKGIQQANEEFWSCYEILEKEEMERTLHYQERVLPLYFSLSCDCHLLIKRNHYIIGIMRYLENKVNLCKNGPLRVCELKSQSSRNFHLRHCELSGNTFRLYKELQGSQCEREYPAKELKIYHGCRSKLHPPTPWGLMLIHDKQQWYLCCENEDELTEWTATFYSIQYNGDIWPSS from the exons ATGGCATTAAAG GAGGATCTATTGCGAGACATGCAGAAGTGTTTCAACAACCTGAAAGTCGAAGAAGATAAAAAAGAGACAGTCATTCAGAGAGAACG TGAGGACAGTATTGATATCCGATGTACAGAGTTTCCTGATTTCTCAGAGGAGTTCCATCAGATTATTAAAGCTGGCTGGTTGGAGAAAACTCCTCCGAAAGG TGGCAAGATTTACCAGCGTCGATGGGTGCAGCTGGATTCAGAATATATGAGATATTTTCAATCCGTCaag gagGTGTACTCTAAAAGGATGGTGTCTCTGGGATCTGTCGATAAGGTGGTCAGTGTCGGAGATTTGCGATTTGAGCTCCACAGTCAGAGCCGAACTTTCCTGTTTCGAGCAGAAAGCACTC AGGAAAGAAATGACTGGGTGTGTTGCCTTGAAAAGATTCTGAGTGATCGCAAAAATAGTCTGGAGCCCCGGAATCTGTTCTTTAAGAACGGAAGTGTGAATATTCATTTCGAGGGCTACCTGGAGATGTTGTCACCACGCACCAAAATCTACACACTTATCAGCAGGGACAAACTGTTCCTCTTCAAGAGCCACGAG GAATATTTTCAGGGTGTAGGAATCACTGACATAGACATGCGAATGGCCAATGTGAGAGATGGAGAAAACAAGCGCTCTTTCACGCTCACCACTCCATACAGAACGTTCAG TTTTGTGGTGAATTCAGAGAGTGAGAAGGTGAAATGGTGTGAGTTACTTAATGAGTGTGTGAGTCGCTCTCTGTCATGTGATGGAGTGTGTGAGAGCATTTGGCGTGTGCCAACAAACCGTTTGTGTGCGGACTGCAGCTCTGCGATGCCGGAGTGGGCGTCAATCAACCTGTGTGTTCTGCTGTGTGAAAAATGTGCAg GTGTGCACAGAAGCCTGGGCCAGAACGTGTCAAAGGTTCGCAGTCTGAAGCTGGATGAACGAGTGTGGACTGATGACCTCATCAGG GTTTTTCTGCTGCTGGGTAACGGCAAAGCGAATCAGTTCTGGGGAGCGAATATTCCCCCGAGTGAAAGTCTCTGTGTGAACGCTAACAGCGAGCAACGTCTTCAACACATCACAGCAAAATACAAGGATGGAAAATATCGCAAATACCACATACTCTTTGGCCAACAGGAGGCGCTCAACAAA GCTCTGTGTTCAGCCGTGCAATTTGCTGATTTGTTGGAGACTCTCTCGCTGTTGAATTGTGGGGCGGATATCAACTGCCACACTGGTATCCCACAGTTCCCTTCTCCACTGTCTCTGGCCAAACACAGTGGTCAAACAGTACAAGCGGAGCTACTTATGCAGAACTTGAACTCAG AGACTTTTACGCCAGTGGTTAAAGATGTGTCCATTCGATCCCATTCTGGCTACCTTTTTAAGACCGCCTCATCAGCTCGGCCAATCACAGACAACAAAACCAAAGCAG aTTTCTCTCAGCGTTGGTGTTGTCTTGGTGATGGAATGTTTAGCTACTTTAAGAATGAACAGAGCCACAACAAGTGTGGTGGCATGAAGATCAGTGAAATCATCTGCCTCTCTGTCAACAGCCCAGGGAAACATGG CTATGAGCACACCTTTGAGCTGTACTCTGAGGAGGGGAGAGTCTACCTGTTTGGAACCGATGATGGCAGCACTGCCAAGAACTGGATTCGGGCTATTGCCATG GCTGTGCTGCCTCCTGCACTGTTTGATgtgtgtggaaactgtgatcgTCTGGGTCGTCTGCGCTGCACTGAGGGCAGCAATGGCATTGGTTGGTTTTGCCTCAGCGGTTTCAAACTGCAGGTTTTACTGAAAGACAACATACAAACAATCGACCTGCGCAAGCTGCTCACACTCA CTCTCTGTGACAGTTCTGGCTCTATGGTGCTGGTGTGGCGGGGTGGACCCCTACATCTGCTGGCTGACCGCAGGCCTCATTTTGTGGGCTGGCAGACCTACATTCAGCAAAAATCTGGTGCTGGAGATCAGCCACTATCCCAGCAGCAGCTCACTGACCTGGGTGTCCCCGTGACTATTGACCGCTGCCTGGACCATGTAACACGTCATG gactgTTGTCATTAGGAATCTACCGAAAGAGCGGCATTAATTCTCATGTGACCAAACTGCAAGAGAGGTTTCAGAACGATGCACGAAGTGTAACGTGGTGTGAGTCTGAGTATTCTGTGGATGATGTGGCTAACACGCTAAAACGATTTCTCAGGGAGGTCAAAGACGGACTGTTTAATGGACAAGAGAACAGCGACAGCTGGCTTAGAGCTGCAG GTCTGGAGGACAGAAGTGAGAAGATTCATAGATACCAGATTCTCCTCTCAAACCTCCCAGATGTTAACAGAGAAACACTCAGAGTCCTCATACACCATCTGGTTTG CGTTCAGTACCTGTCTGATGAGAATCAGATGACTATACGAAACCTTGGTATCGTATTCGGTCCAACACTTTTTCAGACAGATGGAACAGATGTCACAGCATCTCAGGTGGTGGAGGAATTGATCCAAAACTACTGCAGCATTTTTAAT GTCTCAGAGTCTGACCTTCAGAGGCAGCTTAACATGACGTCTGACGTCCTGAATAAACACAAGTCCCAG AGGACCTTGAGTCGAACTCCATCCAGCACCATTTGTGCTGTCTACTTGGAGAAGAAGGAGGAGAGTGCAGGGGTGCTCGTTCAG GTTCCAGCGGATATGACGGCATTCAAGATGGTTTCTGTTGTTCTGGAGCAAAAAGGAATTCAGCAAGCCAATGAAGAGTTCTGGAGCTGCTATGAGATTCTAGAGAAAGAGGAAATGG AGAGAACACTGCATTACCAGGAAAGAGTGCTGCCACTCTATTTCTCTCTTAGTTGTGACTGCCACCTGCTGATTAAGAGGAATCACTACATCATCGGCATCATGAGGTACCTGG agAATAAGGtgaatttgtgtaaaaatgggCCATTGCGTGTTTGTGAGCTTAAAAGCCAAAGTAGCAGAAACTTCCACCTTCGTCATTGTGAGCTTTCTGGCAACACTTTCAGACTGTACAAGGAACTACAG GGTTCTCAGTGCGAGAGGGAATATCCTGCCAAAGAGCTCAAGATCTATCATGGTTGCCGGAGCAAACTGCATCCACCCACCCC ATGGGGACTAATGCTGATTCATGACAAGCAGCAGTG GTATCTGTGCTGTGAGAATGAGGATGAATTGACTGAATGGACAGCCACATTTTACAGCATCCAG TACAATGGTGACATCTGGCCCTCCTCGTGA